The Rhinoderma darwinii isolate aRhiDar2 chromosome 8, aRhiDar2.hap1, whole genome shotgun sequence genome has a window encoding:
- the PRRC2A gene encoding protein PRRC2A isoform X2: protein MSERPGQTAKGKDGKKYSSLNLFDTYKGKSLEVQKPAVTARHGLQSLGKVAIARRMPPPANLPSLKAENKGNDPNVSLVPKDGSGWASKQDTPEPKSTDVSPAPPPESQPPLDSQTLASNPPKRPPVPQEPPQPAAAAVKTWAQASTTHGAQGDGGKASSRLSPFSREEFPTLQAAGDQDKSGHDQSTSAVSYGPGPSLRPQNATSWRDGGGKGGLGPGSLDGDSREPPSDAAHPPSSEPALRPGLPPPAPQQFPPYRGMLTPFMYPQYLPFPPPYGPQGAFRFHGSEPPRFPRLAPPRGSQNAPRMPEPVSRPSILKQDDLKEFDELDQEADDGWAGAHEEVDYTEKLKFSDDEDGKDTDGEEKRENPIPSTEETALPQNDVETTDLRKVVSPTEEQPPQVKAAWPEASRASEPTQATAASATSQKAQPAHRGPTPENKEKPAASLAAAPMEDEDETWRQRRKQSSSEISQAVERARRRREEEERRMEEERRAACAEKLKRLDMKRRAAPEEAEQPAASIRSGTSEVTDPPAYSPAAEPAPSAEDPPQPIVAPAPAPEVPQVKGEPSPPPRQEPKPEPVPAVSRPQTTGPSQGGYSKFQKSLPPRFQRQQQEQLMKQWQQNREPTPPSPSGPSSSQSLSAPTAQQPQKALYGGGSMGRTTPVPTPQPPPAPLPPPHVSYDPRWVMVPPFIDPRIMQGRPMDYYPPTASVHPTGLMSRERSDSGGSGSDGYERHAPLMRERGTPPADSKLIWGGEMYNPPDARPMRQNTEEEGRDLRSETPPVRPLGPQQSQPAPYMGNFTTYQENAVGPPQQSLVGHRYSVDEQRSWHQQRNHTASQQRQPTPPIEQRRPEPTPAQPTPAAAPSTQPRRTDDEAVVLRREAAVPTPAPPSQPDAISKVEVNSGRHKEDRKEMTKEETKPERQSGKHEYHRPPRRESKTETRWGPRPVGGGRRQDESPITGGAPSPASIHRRAGPIKRSVRKEDSGAREHQDVKTSQAPLSATEPPKPRQANPSNREGEQATGSPSRRRREMGTGNARGSPALVSSSRGRGRGEYFARGRGFRGAYNGRGRGGRGRSREFCGGYRRESPFYRDEADAISKPAPSAGDRERNASETRSEGSEYEEVPKRRRQRGSETGSETEPVNSEKEAGRNGLSLQQHHTQPATVNYRYQEKFRDSGRGGRIFTPRGIPSRRGRGGSSSVPLNWSPLPRQQPTAPQVPTVQPPTQPNKSERKIEKVVVPMSPPIPNDERVPPPPRRRRHGRSQQQDKPPRFRRLKQERENAARAGNGPGPLPPPQQITAMQDQHHRSAPPEEERPGPRRGHKSPEPCNANSDQANEEWETASESSDFTEKKEKGDVPLQNGGLVVGPVASVVVRDQRKDLSKRSFSSQRPVMERQNRRPMHPGGQRPGRGGGGKSGEKRSWPSPRNRGPGGRTNDDRPPSVHLPHPPPNTSAVYRVDRVIHSDPAGIQQALSELGQRHGKAITVKQNVDLPSGRCQPRTDSLLASCAESVSENFAVPVQRRNVRCRRAREILQEDAPHEGMSMSAKVWAQRITRGHRLESLGPGVWNRGQNNDRGKLCSPYPVDSWMDPLSSYEDPITTEMSHSDSGVDLSSDSQLSSSSCSQRSSPDGGIKPEGGKRSGRLGPTGQPQHGHIPLVALPPDPIGMERAQKSSSECPGVLGTPSCLSSPPPSPSAKGPSEKTHGSKLGRDAQGIASQHPCMTGSSPQPWDLPLNSAAVEPLMDHRQLTLSPAHPEGTRSQLPDDRSQRMYPNQYYQVDVHVTSTGSGYRPGTPSLQPYRSQPLYLHAAPSPGSTPALLPTSALLSGIAMKGQYLEFSDLGKMPAGSLLYQAPAFLYSGHYCPAQVSTDQQQQQLLQVRQDMASASDYYSTHLHHAGQSGYLTTAPTQQVLLSMVDTQLPIMGFGSLSSAAPQPPLVPVGQALQPLHQLPATGRTHVRNEASTSRKTYSPHSADMKQPEDPRKSGAGASMAVSGGRAKPPHSSYGAARTQRFEFYQQGINPDTSRWTPRPWDRPQTRADSHSEGTSAPRNP, encoded by the exons ATGTCAGAGCGGCCGGGGCAGACTGCAAAAGGGAAGGATGGCAAGAAGTACTCGTCCCTCAACCTGTTTGATACGTACAAGGGCAAGTCCTTAGAGGTGCAGAAACCAGCAG TCACAGCCCGCCATGGCCTGCAAAGTCTCGGTAAAGTTGCTATTGCCAGGCGCATGCCCCCCCCAGCCAACCTACCAAGCCTGAAAGCCGAAAACAAAGGGAATGACCCAAACGTCTCACTAGTTCCCAAAGACGGATCAGGATGGGCAAGCAAGCAGGACACACCAGAGCCAAAGAG TACCGATGTCTCTCCAGCACCGCCGCCGGAGTCGCAGCCACCGCTGGATTCGCAGACGCTTGCATCAAACCCGCCGAAGCGCCCCCCAGTTCCACAAGAG CCCCCCCAACCAGCCGCCGCCGCGGTAAAGACCTGGGCGCAGGCCAGTACCACACATGGAGCACAAGGAGATG GTGGAAAGGCATCAAGCCGACTGTCGCCATTCTCTCGAGAGGAATTTCCAACCCTGCAGGCGGCTGGGGACCAGGACAAAAGTGGGCACGACCAGAGCACCTCCGCTGTGTCGTATGGGCCCGGACCAAGCCTCCGCCCACAGA ATGCAACCAGCTGGAGGGATGGGGGTGGGAAGGGGGGGCTTGGTCCAGGCTCCCTGGatggtgacagccgcgagcctccCTCTGATGCGGCACACCCCCCCAGCAGTGAGCCAGCCCTCCGGCCGGGGCTGCCTCCCCCTGCTCCCCAACAGTTCCCTCCATATCGGGGGATGCTTACACCATTT ATGTATCCCCAGTACTTGCCGTTCCCCCCTCCGTATGGGCCACAAGGAGCCTTTCGTTTTCATGGCTCCGAACCTCCCAG GTTCCCACGTCTGGCTCCTCCGCGTGGTTCTCAAAATGCTCCCAGGATGCCCGAGCCTGTGAGTCGCCCATCTATCCTGAAGCAAGATGATCTGAAGGAATTCGATGAACTAGATCAAGAGGCAGATGATGGATGGGCAG GAGCACACGAAGAGGTGGATTACACTGAAAAACTGAAGTTCAGTGATGATGAGGATGGGAAGGACACAGACGGTGAAGAGAAAAG GGAGAATCCGATTCCTAGCACAGAAGAGACAGCCCTTCCTCAGAATGATGTGGAGACCACTGATTTAAGGAAAGTAGTGTCCCCTACGGAAGAACAGCCTCCTCAAGTCAAGGCAGCGTGGCCAGAGGCGTCTCGGGCTTCAGAACCCACGCAGGCAACCGCTGCCAGTGCAACTTCACAGAAGGCACAGCCTGCTCACCGGGGACCTACCCCTGAAAACAAG GAAAAGCCTGCGGCATCTTTAGCTGCTGCGCCCATGGAAGATGAGGATGAGACATGGCGTCAACGCAGAAAACAGTCGTCCTCTGAAATCTCACAAGCTGTGGAGCGCGCTCGGAggagaagagaagaggaggagcGCAGGATGGAAGAGGAGAGAAGAGCTGCTTGTGCAGAGAAGCTCAAGCGTCTGGATATGAAGCGCCGGGCAGCTCCAGAAGAGGCAGAGCAACCTGCAGCCAGTATTAGGAGTGGGACCAGTGAGGTCACAGATCCTCCAGCCTATTCTCCTG CGGCGGAACCAGCACCATCTGCTGAAGATCCTCCACAGCCCATTGTAGCTCCAGCTCCAGCTCCTGAAGTTCCTCAAGTTAAAGGAGAACCAAGTCCGCCTCCGAGACAAGAGCCCAAACCAGAGCCCGTACCAGCTGTGAGCCGGCCGCAAACTACAGGGCCTTCCCAGGGAGGATATAGCAAGTTTCAGAAAAGTCTGCCACCCCGATTTCAGCGTCAGCAGCAG GAGCAGCTAATGAAACAGTGGCAACAGAATAGAGAGCCCACTCCTCCTTCCCCCAGTGGACCATCTTCTTCACAGAGTCTTTCAGCGCCTACAGCTCAGCAACCTCAGAAAGCGCTCTATGGTGGAGGCTCCATGGGACGGACAACACCTGTACCCACCCCGCAACCACCACCTGCCCCCCTGCCACCACCTCATGTTAGCTATGATCCTCGTTGGGTGATGGTGCCGCCTTTCATTGATCCACGCATCATGCAGGGGAGGCCCATGGATTATTACCCTCCAACTGCAAGTGTGCACCCTACAG GACTGATGTCCCGAGAGCGATCAGACAGTGGTGGTTCAGGGTCAGATGGATATGAGCGGCATGCACCACTGATGAGAGAGCGAGGAACTCCTCCAGCAGACTCCAAACTAATCTGGGGTGGAGAGATGTATAACCCTCCCGATGCAAGGCCGATGAGACAGAATACAGAAGAAGAGGGCAGGGATCTGAG aAGTGAAACTCCACCTGTTCGTCCACTTGGTCCCCAGCAGTCCCAACCTGCACCTTACATGGGCAATTTTACTACTTATCAAGAAAATGCTGTTGGGCCTCCCCAACAGTCACTTGTCGGGCACCGCTATTCAGTCGATGAACAGCGTTCTTGGCACCAGCAACGTAACCACACCGCTTCCCAGCAGCGACAGCCAACTCCACCGATTGAGCAGAGACGTCCAGAACCAACTCCCGCTCAACCTACTCCAGCTGCTGCTCCTTCAACACAGCCTCGTCGGACAGATGATGAAGCAGTCGTACTCCGGAGAGAAGCTGCTGTTCCTACTCCTGCTCCCCCATCTCAGCCAGATGCTATTTCCAAAGTGGAAGTCAATAGTGGACGACACAAGGAGGACAGGAAAGAAATGACCAAAGAGGAGACCAAGCCTGAAAGACAAAGTGGTAAACATGAGTATCATAGACCACCCCGTCGCGAGTCTAAGACTGAAACCCGCTGGGGACCGAGGCCTGTAGGAGGAGGTCGGAGACAGGATGAATCTCCAATTACGGGCGGCGCTCCATCTCCGGCATCTATCCACAGACGTGCAGGTCCTATCAAGAGGAGTGTAAGAAAAGAGGATTCTGGCGCTAGGGAGCACCAGGATGTTAAGACAAGTCAAGCGCCACTATCCGCAACAGAGCCTCCGAAGCCCAGACAAGCAAATCCTTCTAATAGAGAGGGGGAACAAGCAACAGGATCTCCTTCACGCAGAAGAAGGGAAATGGGGACTGGAAATGCTCGGGGTTCCCCTGCACTTGTCTCATCATCTCGTGGCCGTGGCAGAGGAGAATACTTTGCCAGAGGACGAGGCTTTCGTGGGGCATACAATGGCCGTGGACGTGGTGGTAGAGGCAGGAGTCGTGAGTTCTGTGGCGGATACAGGAGAGAGAGTCCTTTCTACAGAGATGAGGCTGATGCCATAAGCAAGCCGGCTCCAAGCGCAGGCGACCGGGAACGTAATGCTAGTGAAACCAGAAGCGAGGGGTCCGAGTATGAAGAAGTTCCCAAAAGAAGACGGCAGCGTGGTTCTGAAACTGGAAGCGAAACGGAGCCGGTCAACTCTGAAAAAGAGGCTGGGCGGAATGGACTATCCTTGCAGCAACATCACACACAACCTGCTACTGTGAACTATCGATACCAAGAAAAGTTTAGGGACTCCGGTAGGGGAGGTCGTATTTTCACTCCTAGGGGTATCCCTTCTAGAAGGGGGAGGGGAGGATCGTCTAGTGTACCACTGAACTGGAGTCCACTTCCCAGGCAGCAGCCAACCGCACCTCAAGTTCCAACAGTGCAGCCACCAACTCAGCCTAACAAATCTGAGAGGAAGATTGAAAAGGTGGTAGTGCCAATGAGTCCCCCTATACCCAATGATGAAAGAGTTCCTCCACCACCAAGGAGAAGGCGGCACGGACGATCGCAGCAGCAGGACAAACCTCCACGCTTCCGAAGACTGAAACAGGAGAGAGAGAATGCTGCTCGAGCTGGAAATGGGCCAGGCCCGCTGCCACCCCCGCAGCAGATTACTGCAATGCAGGACCAGCACCACCGTTCAGCACCGCCTGAGGAGGAGCGCCCTGGACCCAGGCGAGGGCACAAATCACCAGAGCCTTGCAATGCCAACTCTGACCAGGCAAATGAAGAATGGGAGACTGCATCTGAAAGCAGTGATTTCACGGAGAAAAAAGAAAAGGGGGACGTTCCTCTTCAAAATGGAGGATTAGTAGTCGGCCCAGTTGCTTCTGTGGTAGTAAGAGACCAAAGAAAAGATCTGTCAAAGAGAAGCTTCTCCAGCCAAAGGCCAGTCATGGAGAGACAGAACCGTCGACCCATGCATCCTGGAGGACAGAGGCCTGGGCGCGGTGGAGGTGGCAAGTCTGGAGAGAAAAGAAGCTGGCCCTCTCCAAGAAATAGAGG TCCCGGCGGCAGGACAAATGACGACCGTCCTCCGTCTGTACATCTTCCTCATCCACCTCCCAACACAAGCGCAGTTTATAGGGTGGACCGGGTGATTCACAGCGATCCTGCAGGTATACAACAGGCGCTCAGTGAACTGGGGCAAAGACATGGCAAAGCAATAACGGTCAAACAAAACGTGGACCTTCCTAGTGGCCGCTGTCAGCCAAGGACAG ATTCTCTCCTTGCCAGTTGTGCTGAATCAGTTAGTGAGAATTTTGCCGTTCCAGTACAAAGACGAAATGTGCGTTGTCGGCGAGCACGAGAGATTTTACAGGAG gatgcACCTCATGAAGGGATGTCTATGTCTGCAAAGGTGTGGGCACAACGCATCACTCGAGGCCATCGATTAGAGTCACTCGGTCCAGGGGTCTGGAACAGAGGGCAGAACA ATGATAGAGGAAAGCTTTGCTCCCCCTACCCAGTGGATTCATGGATGGACCCTCTGAGTTCTTACGAGGACCCCATTACTACTGAG ATGAGTCATTCGGACAGCGGAGTGGATCTAAGCAGTGATTCCCAGCTCTCCTCCAGCAGTTGTAGTCAGCGTAGCTCCCCCGATGGAGGTATAAAGCCTGAAGGAGGCAAGAGATCTGGAAGGTTGGGGCCTACAGGTCAACCACAGCATGGACACATTCCg TTAGTGGCACTTCCCCCGGATCCAATTGGAATGGAGCGGGCCCAGAAGTCCTCATCTGAATGTCCTGGTGTGCTCGGCACCCCTTCCTGCCTCTCATCGCCTCCTCCGTCCCCTAGCGCTAAG GGGCCATCCGAGAAAACACACGGCTCCAAGCTGGGCCGAGACGCACAAGGCATTGCAAGCCAGCATCCCTGCATG ACAGGATCCTCACCACAGCCCTGGGATCTCCCTTTGAACTCTGCTGCTGTTGAACCCCTAATGGACCATCGACAGCTCACCTTATCTCCTGCCCACCCAGAGGGCACAAGATCCCAACTGCCAG atgATCGAAGTCAGAGAATGTATCCAAACCAGTACTACCAG GTGGACGTCCATGTCACAAGCACGGGCAGTGGGTACAGACCTGGAACCCCCTCTCTGCAGCCCTACAG ATCCCAGCCGCTGTACCTGCATGCTGCTCCATCGCCAGGCTCCACTCCTGCCCTGCTGCCTACATCTGCTCTTCTCTCTGGCATTGCCATGAAAGGCCAGTACCTGGAGTTCAGTGACTTGGGCAAAATGCCCGCAGGCAGCCTGCTATACCAGGCACCAGCTTTCCTCTACAGTGGTCATTACTGCCCAGCACAAGTCAGCACTGACCAGCAACAACAGCAGCTGTTACAG GTCAGACAGGATATGGCGTCTGCATCTGATTACTACTCTACTCATCTTCATCATGCTGGACAGAGCGGATACCTCACTACGGCTCCCACCCAGCAG GTTCTTCTTTCCATGGTGGATACTCAGCTCCCAATAATGGGATTTGGATCCCTGTCATCTGCAGCTCCGCAACCTCCGCTTGTCCCAGTCGGTCAGGCACTGCAGCCACTCCACCAGCTCCCTGCTACGGGCCGAACACATGTCCGAAACGAAGCAAGTACTTCTAGGAAGACg TATTCTCCACATTCAGCTGACATGAAGCAGCCTGAAGATCCGAGGAAAAGTGGAGCCGGAGCGTCTATGGCAGTATCGGGAGGAAG GGCAAAACCTCCACATTCAAGTTATGGAGCGGCCAGAACCCAGCGCTTTGAGTTTTATCAGCAG GGGATTAATCCTGACACTTCACGCTGGACTCCAAGACCCTGGGACAGACCACAGACTCGAGCGGATTCCCACAGCGAGGGAACCTCGGCACCTCGGAACCCCTGA